A region from the Prevotella melaninogenica genome encodes:
- a CDS encoding thiamine diphosphokinase — protein sequence MIINYKENNKNGQHQHIPNEHPVRLSPPSEGLGEVSSIRHSPPFGGVGGGFSVVILAAGDFPTHVIPLRVLRTAKNLIVCDGALENLLEYEIEPTAVVGDGDSLSDTLKQRYAHIYHPISEQEFNDLTKATLFARSHLKMDASTHMRPRFCYLGATGKREDHTLGNISLMLYYHRQLGIDPVMITDYGYFVVASGTTRFDSFPGQQVSIFNTTCKELNSIGLKWDIYPFNELWQGTLNEALSNEFTIHADGDYLIYRTHKI from the coding sequence ATGATTATCAATTATAAAGAGAATAATAAGAACGGACAACATCAACACATTCCCAACGAGCACCCCGTTAGGCTTTCCCCTCCTTCGGAGGGGTTAGGGGAGGTCTCTTCGATTAGGCACTCCCCTCCTTTCGGAGGGGTTGGGGGAGGCTTTAGTGTCGTCATCCTTGCTGCAGGTGACTTTCCAACCCATGTCATACCCCTTCGTGTTTTACGAACTGCGAAGAATTTGATTGTATGTGATGGTGCTTTGGAGAACCTACTTGAATATGAAATAGAACCAACGGCAGTCGTGGGGGATGGTGACTCACTCTCTGATACGCTAAAACAACGCTATGCACACATCTATCACCCTATCTCTGAACAAGAGTTTAACGATCTCACTAAGGCTACTCTCTTTGCTCGCTCACATCTGAAGATGGATGCATCGACACATATGCGACCCCGCTTCTGTTACCTCGGAGCAACGGGCAAACGTGAGGACCACACACTGGGGAACATCTCGCTTATGCTCTACTACCATCGGCAGTTAGGCATCGACCCTGTGATGATTACCGACTATGGTTACTTTGTCGTAGCATCGGGCACAACTCGCTTTGATTCCTTCCCTGGACAGCAAGTCAGCATCTTCAATACAACCTGCAAAGAGTTGAACAGCATCGGACTGAAATGGGATATCTACCCTTTCAACGAGCTATGGCAGGGAACACTGAACGAAGCTCTATCAAATGAATTTACCATCCATGCGGATGGTGATTACCTCATCTATCGCACCCATAAAATATAA
- the pnuC gene encoding nicotinamide riboside transporter PnuC, whose protein sequence is MTLDMLGCIVGLIYIYQEYKASIWLWLTGVIMPLIYMFVYYEAGLYADFGMQIYYTLAAIYGFLYWKFGRKKDEKEIPITHYPHRLILPSVLIFLGLWSVLYLVLTHATNSTVPVLDSFGNALSFIGLWALAKKYIEQWWIWIVVDIELAGLYIYKEIPFTAGLYAFYAVIAVAGYFKWRRSLPQPLRKEGSTNREDLP, encoded by the coding sequence ATGACATTAGACATGCTGGGCTGCATCGTTGGCCTAATTTACATTTATCAAGAATACAAAGCGAGTATATGGCTTTGGTTGACAGGTGTTATCATGCCCCTCATCTATATGTTTGTCTATTACGAAGCAGGACTATACGCTGACTTCGGGATGCAGATATATTATACATTAGCGGCTATCTATGGTTTTTTGTATTGGAAGTTTGGACGAAAGAAAGACGAGAAAGAGATTCCAATCACACACTATCCGCATCGGTTGATACTCCCTTCCGTCCTTATCTTCCTCGGTCTATGGAGTGTACTCTACTTAGTCCTCACCCACGCCACTAACTCCACCGTACCTGTATTAGACAGCTTTGGCAATGCACTCAGCTTCATCGGCTTGTGGGCTTTAGCAAAGAAATACATTGAGCAATGGTGGATATGGATTGTCGTTGACATCGAACTGGCAGGACTTTATATATATAAGGAGATTCCTTTCACCGCAGGATTATATGCTTTCTATGCTGTTATTGCTGTGGCAGGGTACTTTAAGTGGAGAAGGAGCCTCCCCCAACCCCTCCGAAAGGAGGGGAGTACAAATAGGGAAGATCTCCCCTAA
- a CDS encoding TonB-dependent receptor — MKRVILFTAALTCVTVAKAQTASDTLKQQQLDEVVVAGVRVPKSAPYAVSNIKKKELDVFSKSGREMPFLLAQTPGVLAWGENGLGTGTAAMRIRGAAGSRINITLDGVSLNSPEDQTVFWANMNSYASLMGSVQIQRGIGTSTNGDGAFGGSVSLATSTPDREPSVEVSGSYGSYNTYNAGMKFSTGLLFNHLVFDGAYHETATDGYIHGTSGRSGSYYGGLTWLADNFRISYKNIGNFEKTGQAWNGVVTGSNDLSLMDGTYGAKTGITTYKDMYERGLGKFNQLYEYLQTDANGAFVKDANGNYQTARYTMRDGSFWNKTTDNFYQNHNLLSFSFHPSTHWSHNVTLHYTYGYGYYSEFKHNAKFAKFGLAFTDSNGKFIKKSDFVRLKGLSQHTYGIVYTSNYKDENWDVTGGLNLQQFRGSHFGYLTYIKNEEADAKYRAGGNDYKYYDSKAHKYDYSGFFKAKYNFADYWNVFMDLQIRHVEYMTDGQNDRFYKVGSGYQNQLLDISERYDFVNPKAGISYYRGGHKAYASIAHASREPERNNFTNNGSYPAPSPERMMDIEMGYQYDGRNWRAGVNLYYMDYNNQFVQTGAQSDIGENLTTNIKSSYRMGAEIEAGWSPLSWLTVEGNAALSRNIIKDFDEMASVDWESSFRKIHYNHSTLAFSPSAILNGMLNLHYKGFEAVWHTNFVSRQYLDNTENVTRSLPCYSQTNINLSYTLCSTKHIAGLKEAVFGVNLNNIFNRHYAASGWVYSSILDNNGHPNENRYTQIGFIPMAGFNMMGSVTLKF, encoded by the coding sequence AAGAGTTATCCTGTTTACTGCTGCATTGACTTGTGTTACTGTGGCAAAGGCACAAACAGCGTCTGACACGCTGAAACAACAACAGCTTGACGAGGTCGTTGTGGCGGGTGTTCGTGTGCCGAAGAGTGCACCTTACGCCGTGTCTAATATTAAAAAGAAAGAACTTGATGTTTTTTCTAAGAGTGGACGTGAGATGCCATTCCTCCTCGCACAGACTCCAGGGGTATTGGCTTGGGGCGAGAACGGACTCGGAACGGGTACGGCAGCAATGCGCATCCGTGGTGCTGCTGGTAGTAGAATCAATATCACCTTAGACGGAGTTTCGCTCAATTCACCTGAAGATCAGACGGTTTTCTGGGCGAACATGAACTCATACGCATCACTCATGGGTAGTGTACAGATACAACGTGGTATCGGGACATCAACCAATGGCGACGGTGCTTTCGGTGGTTCTGTGTCATTGGCAACGAGTACACCTGACAGAGAGCCGAGTGTGGAAGTAAGTGGTTCGTATGGCTCATACAATACTTATAACGCTGGCATGAAGTTCTCTACGGGTCTGCTTTTTAACCATCTTGTCTTTGACGGAGCCTATCACGAGACGGCAACAGACGGATATATCCACGGCACAAGTGGACGTTCGGGATCATACTATGGTGGATTGACTTGGTTGGCGGATAACTTCCGCATCAGTTATAAGAATATCGGTAACTTCGAGAAGACCGGACAGGCATGGAATGGTGTCGTCACGGGTAGCAATGACCTGAGTTTGATGGATGGTACCTACGGTGCGAAGACGGGTATCACAACTTATAAGGATATGTATGAGAGAGGGTTAGGTAAGTTCAATCAACTCTACGAATACTTGCAGACCGATGCTAACGGCGCCTTCGTTAAGGATGCTAATGGCAACTATCAGACAGCTCGTTACACGATGCGTGACGGTTCGTTCTGGAATAAGACGACAGATAACTTCTATCAGAATCATAACCTTCTGTCGTTTTCTTTCCATCCTTCCACACACTGGAGCCATAACGTAACCCTGCATTACACCTACGGTTACGGCTATTATAGCGAATTCAAGCATAATGCAAAGTTTGCTAAATTCGGCTTGGCGTTCACTGACAGCAATGGTAAGTTTATCAAGAAGTCTGACTTTGTACGCCTGAAAGGTTTGTCACAACACACCTACGGCATCGTTTACACCAGCAATTACAAGGACGAGAACTGGGACGTAACGGGCGGACTGAACCTGCAGCAGTTCCGTGGCAGTCATTTCGGCTACCTTACTTATATAAAGAATGAGGAGGCAGATGCGAAGTATCGCGCTGGTGGCAATGATTATAAGTATTATGACTCTAAGGCACATAAGTATGATTACAGTGGATTCTTCAAGGCAAAATACAACTTTGCAGACTATTGGAACGTGTTTATGGACCTGCAGATTCGTCATGTGGAATATATGACCGATGGTCAGAACGACCGTTTCTATAAGGTCGGAAGTGGCTATCAGAACCAGCTCTTAGACATCAGCGAGCGTTATGACTTCGTCAATCCGAAAGCGGGAATCAGCTATTATCGTGGTGGTCACAAGGCTTACGCATCTATTGCGCATGCCAGTCGTGAGCCAGAACGTAATAACTTCACCAATAACGGTAGTTATCCTGCACCATCGCCAGAGCGTATGATGGATATCGAAATGGGCTATCAATACGATGGTCGCAACTGGAGAGCAGGGGTGAACCTCTATTATATGGACTATAACAACCAGTTTGTACAGACGGGTGCGCAGAGTGATATCGGTGAGAATCTTACCACAAACATCAAGAGCAGCTATCGTATGGGTGCTGAGATTGAGGCTGGATGGAGCCCACTGTCATGGTTGACCGTTGAGGGTAACGCTGCCTTAAGCCGTAATATTATCAAGGACTTTGACGAGATGGCAAGTGTTGATTGGGAGTCTTCATTCCGTAAGATTCATTACAACCACTCTACTTTGGCTTTCTCACCATCAGCCATCCTCAATGGTATGCTCAATCTTCATTACAAAGGCTTTGAGGCTGTATGGCATACTAACTTCGTCAGTCGTCAGTATCTGGATAATACAGAGAACGTGACTCGTTCGTTACCATGCTATTCACAGACGAATATCAACCTTAGCTACACCCTCTGTTCTACGAAGCACATCGCTGGTCTGAAGGAAGCTGTCTTCGGTGTGAACCTCAACAACATTTTCAACCGCCATTATGCAGCCAGTGGATGGGTGTATAGCTCTATCCTCGATAATAACGGTCACCCTAACGAGAACCGTTATACGCAGATTGGTTTCATCCCGATGGCAGGGTTTAATATGATGGGAAGTGTTACGTTGAAGTTTTAA